From the Kitasatospora atroaurantiaca genome, the window CGTCATCGGGATGGCTGTCCGGCTCCCCGAGGCCGACGACGTCCAGCAGTTCCTGGCGAACCTGCGCGACGGGCGCGACAGCGTCCGCGAACTCTCGGCCGCGCGCAGGAGCCGTACCTCGCTGCCCCTCGACGAGGACTACCAGCTGAACGGGTACATCGAGGACATCGACTCCTTCGACCACGCCTTCTTCGGCATCTCCAAGGGCGAGGCGCAGAACATGGCGCCCGAGCACCGGCTGCTGCTCCAGGTGGCCCACCAGGCGGTGGAGAACGCGGGCTACGACCCCGCGGCCCTCCACGGCAGCCGCACCTCGGTGTACGTCGGCGACACCAGGCTGGTGTACCAGCAGCTGGCCCGGACGATCGAGCCGACGATGGTGATGGGCACTCATGTGTCGGCCATGGCCGGCCGCCTGTCGAGGTTCTTCGGCCTGCGCGGGCCGGCTGCCATGGTGGACTCCTCGTGCTCCTCCGCCCTGCTGGCGGTGCATCACGCGGTGAACGACCTGGTGCTCGGCGATGCGGAGCTGGCGCTGGTCTGCGGCACCAGCCTGAACCTGTTCGGCGACCCGAAGACCGACGAGGACGGACTCGACCTCGGCATCAGGTCGGCGGACGGGAAGACCCGCACCTTCTCCGCGGACGCGGACGGGACCGGCTCCGGCGAGGCCGTCGCGGCCGTGATCCTCAAGCCGCTCGACCAGGCGCTGCGGGACGGCGACCCGGTCCACGCCGTCATCAAGGGCATCGCCGCCAACAACGTCGCCGGGCGGTCCAGCACGCTGACCGCACCGGACAGTGCGGCTCAGGCGGAGGTGATCGAGCGGGCCTGGGAGAAGGCCGGCATCGAGCCGGCCACCATCTCGTACATCGAGGCCCACGGCACCGCCACCCGCCTCGGCGACCCCATCGAGATCGAGGCCATCGATCTCGCGTTCGGCCGGGTGACCTCGGAGAAGCACTTCTGCGAGCTGTCGTCGGTGAAGAGCAACATCGGGCACACCTGGAGTGCGTCCGGCCTGGTCGGCCTGGTCAAGGCGGTGCTCGCGCTGCGGCACCGCGTCCTCTTCCCCAACCTCCACTCGCAGACCCTCAGTCCGCTGATCGACTTCGCGGACTCCGCGGTGTCCGTCACCCAGGAGCTGAAGCCCTGGGAGCCGGCGGCCGGAGTGCGCCGGGCCGGTGTCAGTTCCTTCGGGGTCATGGGCACCAACGTCCACGCGATCCTGGAGGAGGCGCCGGCTCGTACCGAGGCCGCCGAATCGCCCGCAGCCGGCTACTGGTTCCCGGTCTCCGCCAGGAGCGCGGCCTCGCTGCAGTCGAACATCGCAGCGCTGAAGCAGTGGATCGACGACCGCCCCGAGCTCCGGCTCCAGGACGTCCAGCGGACGCTGGTGAGCGGCCGAGGCCACTACCCGCACCGCCACGCCGTGACGGCCGGCAACCTCACGGAGCTGTCCCGGGCGCTCGGCGCACCGGTGACATCCGGCCCGCAGGACGGCGTGGTCACCGCCCTTCTGGTGTCGGGCCGTTGCCATGCGACCCCCGAGCTGACGCAGACCCTCCGCGGTGCGTACCCGCGGTTCGACCTGCTGTACACCGAGTGCGAGCGTGCCGCCGGGGGCGACCCGACGGACGGTCAGTTCGCCTTCCAGTACGCGTTCCACGGGCTGCTCCGCCACATCGGCCTCGACTTCCGCCACGTCGTCGGGGAGGGTGCGGGGAAGCACGTGATCGACGCCGGTGCCGGCCGGGTCGAGCTGGGCGAGGCCATCCGCCGGGCCCGGGCCGAGCGCGCGGCCGAGGCCACCGACCTCGACGCCCGCGTCGACCGGCTGCTCGCCAAGCTGACCGGGGAGCAGCGGGTGCTCTTCGTCGAGGCGGGGCCGCTCTCGACGGTCTCCCGGGCCCTCGCCGAGCGCGGCGGGGCCGGGTACGACGTCGCGGCGGTCCCGGACGGCCCGGATGCCTTCGCCGGCTTCCTGCGGGACCTGTACCTCGGCGGCACCACCTGGACCTGGGGGACGACCGCCGGCCAGGGCCGTCGGATCGAGCTCCCCTCCTACCAGTTCCAGAAGATCCGGTGCTGGCTGGACGACTCCAACGTGATCAGCCCGGCCCAGGCGGCGGCCGACTCCGCGGGCGCTGAGCAACACACCGGTCCGGTCGATGTCCTCGACGCCGTGACGGAGGTCTGGAAGGACGTCCTCGGCCTGGACACGCTGGACCTCGAGGCCTCGTTCTTCGAGCTCGGCGGCGACTCGATCAGCGGCATCCAGGTGCTCAACCGGCTGCAGACCGTCTTCGGTGTCGAGCTCGACGTGGTCGCCATCTTCGACCACGAGACCCCGCGGGCGCTCGCCCAGCACGTCGAGGAGACCGTACGCGCCGAACAGGCCGCCGCGGCGCCGGCCGTCGAGGAGCCCGCCGTCGAGGAGCCCGCGGTCGCGGAGCCGGCCGAGGCAGAGCCCTTCGCGGCCTCCCCCGCCCAGCTGCACGTCTGGCTGGCCTCCCAGTTCGAGGGCGGATCGGTCGCCTTCAACCTCACCCGTACCTTCCAGCTCACCGGCGCGGTGGACACCGACGCCCTGCAGCGCGCGCTCGACGCACTGGCGGCACGGCACGACGGGCTCAGGGCCTCGTTCACCTTCGAGGGTGAGCAGCTCATGCAGCGGGTCGCCCCGAAGCACGCCTTCACCGCACCGCTGGAGCTGCGGTCCGTCAGCGGACCGCTGCCCGGCCGGCCCGGAATCACCGGCCTGGTCCGGGAGTTCGCCGCCCGCCCGTTCGATCTCGCACACGGTCCGCTGCTGCGGGCCGAGCTGGCGAGCTTCGGCGACGGCCGGCACCTGCTGACCTTCAGCACCCACCACATCGTCGCCGACGGCTGGTCGCTCGAACTCCTCGCCCACGACCTGGGGGCGCTCTACGCCTCCTTCGCCCGGGGCGCCACCCTCGATCTGCCGCCGATCACCGTCGACTACCGCGAGCACCACCTGCAGGACGCCCAGCGGGCGGCGGGCCGTCGCGAGCAGGCCGCCGAGTACTGGCTCAGCACCTTCGAGGCGGCTCCCCCGGTCATCGACCTCCCGACCCGGACCGGCGTCGGCGGCCCGGCGTTCAGCGGTGCGTACCGGAGCTACGCGCTCCCCGAGCCGCTCTGGCAGCGGCTGAAGGCCTTCACCCGGGCCGAAGGCGGCACCGCCTTCACCTCGGTGCTGAGCGCCTTCGCCGCGCTCCTCTCCCGGTACAGCGAGCAGGGCGAGCTGGTGCTCGGCACCTCGATCGCCGGCCGGAACCGCGAGTCGCTCGAGCAGCTCGTCGGGATGCTGGTGCGGACGCTGCCGCTGCGGCTGAAGGTCGACTCCGGCAGCAGCTTCCGTGAGCTGTCCGGCCACGTCCGGGGGACGTTCAGCGATGCGCTGCACCACCTCGACTACCCGTACGAGGAGCTGGTCCAGGAGCTGCAGCAGCGCGGGCTGGCGCACTCCCCGCACCTGTTCAACGTGCTGATCGAGTTCGAGCAGTTCGCCGGCTCGGGCCAGGCTCCGCTGAGCGCGATGGCGGGCCCCGGTCTCCAGGTGTCCCCGGTCGACGTGACGCTCGAGACCAGCGTCTTCCCGCTCAACATCATGCTGGCGGAGCAGGCCGAGACGCTCGAGGCGGCCATCCGCTTCGACACCCGGCTGTTCGACGACCACGCGATCGACCGGCTCTGGGAAGCCTTCGCGGGGCTTCTCGAGGCGATGCTGGACCGTCCCACCGCCCCGCTGGAGCAGCTCCCGCTCCTCCCCGAGCCCGAGCAGCTGCGGGTACGGACGCTGGGCCACCGGGAGCTCGAGTTCGACCGCTCGCTCCAGATCCACCAGGCCGTCGAGCGCTTCGCGGCGGTCACGCCCGAGCGCGTCTGCCTGTCCTCCGCCACGGAGCAGCGCACCTATGCGCAGCTCAACGCCCGGGCGAACCGGCTCGCGAGGTACTTCTCGGAGCAGCTCCAGGTCCGGCCCGGCGAGGTCGTGGCGCTCGTCATGGACCGGTCGGTCCTGATGGTCGAGTCGATCCTGGCGCTCTGGAAGTGCGGAGCGGCCTACCTCCCGGTCGACCCGAGCTACCCGCCGGCCTTCGTGGGCATGATGCTCGAGTCCTCGAAGGTCCGCGTGGCGGCCCTGGACCCGTCGCAGGTCCCGCCGGAGCTCCGGGCGCAGGTCGCGCTCGCGGACGGCTGCCGACCGGTCGAGCTGACCGCCGCGACGGCGGCCGGGGAGAGCGATGCCGACCTCGGTCTCCCGGCCGACGAGTCGTCACTTTCGTACGTGATCTACACCTCGGGATCGACCGGCGTGCCCAAGGGCGTGATGGTCGAGCACCTCGGGATGCTCAACCACCTGCACGCCAAGATCGCCGACCTTGCGCTCTCGGAGCGCAGCGTGGTGGTCCAGAACGCTTCCAACAGCTTCGACATCTCGCTCTGGCAGATGTTCGCCGCGCTGTTCGTCGGCGGCCGGACGGTGATCGTCGAGGAGTCGCTGCAGCTCGACCCGCTCCGCTTCGCCGAGCGGATCGAGGCCGAGCGGGTCACCGTCCTGGAGGTCGTGCCCTCCTACCTGGAGGCGATGCTCGACTCCTGGGAGCGCTCGGACCGGCCGATCACGCTCGACACCCTCGAGTACCTGATGGTCACCGGTGAGGCCTGCCTGCCGCGTCAGGTCAACCGCTGGCTCGGCGCGTACCCGGGGATTCCCGTGGTGAACGCGTACGGACCCACCGAGGCCTCGGACGACGTGACCCACCACGTGATGAGCGAGCCCGTCGAGAGCGACACCGCGCCGCTCGGCAGCCCCATCCCCAACACCCTCATCTACGTGCTGGACGAGCATCTGCGGGTGTGCCCGCAGGGCGTCAGGGGCGAGATCTACGTGTCCGGGATCGGCGTGAGCCGGGGCTACCTCAACGCGCCCGAGCAGACCGCGCGGGCCTTCATGACCGACCCGTTCCAGCCCGAGCGAAGGATGTACAAGACCGGAGACAACGGCCGCTGGACGCCGGAGGGCACCCTCGAGTACCTCGGGCGGACCGACAGCCAGGTGAAGGTCCGCGGCTTCCGCATCGATCTGGGCGAGATCGAGCGGCGGGTGGACGAGTGCGCCGGGGTGAAGACGGCCGCGGTCGTCACCAAGAACGTCGGCAAGGACAAGCAGCTCTACGCGTACGTCGTGCTGGAGCCCGGCGGCTCGGTGAGCCGGGTCCGTGCCCACCTCCACCAGGAGCTGCCGCACCACATGGTGCCGGCCGACTTCGTCGAGATCGGGCAGATGCCGCTGACGTCCAACGGCAAGGTCGACCGCAAGGCGCTGCAGGCGCTGGAGGTCGCCCGGCCCCGGATGACCTCCGCGCTCCGGCCCCGTACCGACGCCGAGCGGACGCTGGTGCAGATCTGGGAGGAGGTGCTCGGGCT encodes:
- a CDS encoding non-ribosomal peptide synthetase, producing MTSDDTTAVAGRDRTEARDIAVIGMAVRLPEADDVQQFLANLRDGRDSVRELSAARRSRTSLPLDEDYQLNGYIEDIDSFDHAFFGISKGEAQNMAPEHRLLLQVAHQAVENAGYDPAALHGSRTSVYVGDTRLVYQQLARTIEPTMVMGTHVSAMAGRLSRFFGLRGPAAMVDSSCSSALLAVHHAVNDLVLGDAELALVCGTSLNLFGDPKTDEDGLDLGIRSADGKTRTFSADADGTGSGEAVAAVILKPLDQALRDGDPVHAVIKGIAANNVAGRSSTLTAPDSAAQAEVIERAWEKAGIEPATISYIEAHGTATRLGDPIEIEAIDLAFGRVTSEKHFCELSSVKSNIGHTWSASGLVGLVKAVLALRHRVLFPNLHSQTLSPLIDFADSAVSVTQELKPWEPAAGVRRAGVSSFGVMGTNVHAILEEAPARTEAAESPAAGYWFPVSARSAASLQSNIAALKQWIDDRPELRLQDVQRTLVSGRGHYPHRHAVTAGNLTELSRALGAPVTSGPQDGVVTALLVSGRCHATPELTQTLRGAYPRFDLLYTECERAAGGDPTDGQFAFQYAFHGLLRHIGLDFRHVVGEGAGKHVIDAGAGRVELGEAIRRARAERAAEATDLDARVDRLLAKLTGEQRVLFVEAGPLSTVSRALAERGGAGYDVAAVPDGPDAFAGFLRDLYLGGTTWTWGTTAGQGRRIELPSYQFQKIRCWLDDSNVISPAQAAADSAGAEQHTGPVDVLDAVTEVWKDVLGLDTLDLEASFFELGGDSISGIQVLNRLQTVFGVELDVVAIFDHETPRALAQHVEETVRAEQAAAAPAVEEPAVEEPAVAEPAEAEPFAASPAQLHVWLASQFEGGSVAFNLTRTFQLTGAVDTDALQRALDALAARHDGLRASFTFEGEQLMQRVAPKHAFTAPLELRSVSGPLPGRPGITGLVREFAARPFDLAHGPLLRAELASFGDGRHLLTFSTHHIVADGWSLELLAHDLGALYASFARGATLDLPPITVDYREHHLQDAQRAAGRREQAAEYWLSTFEAAPPVIDLPTRTGVGGPAFSGAYRSYALPEPLWQRLKAFTRAEGGTAFTSVLSAFAALLSRYSEQGELVLGTSIAGRNRESLEQLVGMLVRTLPLRLKVDSGSSFRELSGHVRGTFSDALHHLDYPYEELVQELQQRGLAHSPHLFNVLIEFEQFAGSGQAPLSAMAGPGLQVSPVDVTLETSVFPLNIMLAEQAETLEAAIRFDTRLFDDHAIDRLWEAFAGLLEAMLDRPTAPLEQLPLLPEPEQLRVRTLGHRELEFDRSLQIHQAVERFAAVTPERVCLSSATEQRTYAQLNARANRLARYFSEQLQVRPGEVVALVMDRSVLMVESILALWKCGAAYLPVDPSYPPAFVGMMLESSKVRVAALDPSQVPPELRAQVALADGCRPVELTAATAAGESDADLGLPADESSLSYVIYTSGSTGVPKGVMVEHLGMLNHLHAKIADLALSERSVVVQNASNSFDISLWQMFAALFVGGRTVIVEESLQLDPLRFAERIEAERVTVLEVVPSYLEAMLDSWERSDRPITLDTLEYLMVTGEACLPRQVNRWLGAYPGIPVVNAYGPTEASDDVTHHVMSEPVESDTAPLGSPIPNTLIYVLDEHLRVCPQGVRGEIYVSGIGVSRGYLNAPEQTARAFMTDPFQPERRMYKTGDNGRWTPEGTLEYLGRTDSQVKVRGFRIDLGEIERRVDECAGVKTAAVVTKNVGKDKQLYAYVVLEPGGSVSRVRAHLHQELPHHMVPADFVEIGQMPLTSNGKVDRKALQALEVARPRMTSALRPRTDAERTLVQIWEEVLGLDGIGVTDRFFDVGGNSLRAIQVLARVRGRLGVELGLETLFSQPTIAGLAAALATADAGTADPITGLGGPGTYEPALSQHLLLEIERTSSERAAFNRNDWYELRGEVDPALLERSFALLVERHESMRTTFDTVADQPVQIVHAPGALALPFSVHDLSQEPEGAVRRFVESRIRVPFEPAVEPLVRADLLRTGEGYALLTSMHQLVSDGSSAQVLQQEWHALYEALAAGRDAALPALSFQYKDVAAWRNERLTPERLAEHREFWHRELEGASSVVPLPTDRPRPPVTALAGTRLRLAVPEALTERFAALASGNGVTEFVVARCAVGLLLLAETGLTDVTMGTYTRGRNRLDLEDQIGFHINTVPLRFRLWPEDDVRGMLARAQHDVLQAFQHEDYPYGWTMRELGWERSPDRSPIFDVMVAMDQLDGPARDGADGRRSVSFEPQELPRRSKEADLQFVFIRSSDSLELAVTYNSEIFSPERAQQFMLRLRTILGAMVEDRPVVEILKLQEESPK